In a single window of the Leisingera daeponensis DSM 23529 genome:
- a CDS encoding AraC family transcriptional regulator, producing MLDLLSDILTRLSLKGTLYFRTSFTPPFGIQVPEYEHVARFHFVQRGELNVHVPASGETLRLKQGDLVLIPHGAAHMLLCNEVQPPEALPLEQVLQDAGYDGGGVLVYGGAGEVRDTQLICGHFSFAALPGRRGAGHVLIDRLPPHIVIENYGESAGAWIEATLRMIGSEVQGARIGGDLIALKLSEVLFAQAIRAYLEHQSPSGSALAGFADPRISRALTAFHRAPAKEWSVEGLAREAGMSRTAFAQEFTAKMAVTPMQYLTSWRMQIACQGLTQQGLNVADAAEIAGYASEAAFSRVFRKQVGMSPAAYRQQHRAA from the coding sequence ATGTTGGACCTGCTCAGCGATATTCTCACCCGGTTGTCTCTCAAGGGGACGCTTTACTTCCGCACTTCTTTCACCCCGCCGTTCGGGATTCAGGTGCCGGAATACGAGCACGTCGCGCGGTTCCACTTTGTGCAGCGGGGGGAGCTGAACGTGCATGTGCCTGCGAGCGGGGAGACGCTGCGGCTGAAGCAGGGCGATCTGGTGCTGATCCCGCATGGCGCGGCGCATATGCTTCTGTGCAACGAGGTGCAGCCGCCGGAGGCGCTGCCGCTGGAGCAGGTGCTGCAGGACGCGGGCTATGACGGCGGCGGGGTGCTGGTGTACGGCGGCGCCGGGGAGGTGCGGGATACCCAGCTTATCTGCGGCCATTTCTCCTTTGCCGCGCTGCCCGGGCGGCGCGGTGCCGGGCATGTGCTGATCGACCGCCTGCCACCCCACATCGTGATCGAGAACTACGGCGAGTCCGCAGGCGCCTGGATCGAGGCGACCCTGCGGATGATCGGCTCCGAGGTGCAGGGTGCCCGCATCGGCGGCGACCTGATAGCGCTGAAACTCTCCGAGGTGCTGTTTGCCCAGGCGATCCGCGCCTACCTGGAGCATCAGAGCCCCAGCGGATCGGCGCTGGCGGGGTTTGCGGATCCGCGCATTTCGCGGGCGCTGACGGCGTTTCACCGGGCACCTGCCAAGGAATGGAGCGTGGAAGGGCTGGCGCGGGAGGCCGGGATGTCGCGTACTGCCTTTGCGCAGGAGTTCACCGCCAAGATGGCGGTGACGCCGATGCAGTACCTGACCAGCTGGCGGATGCAAATCGCTTGCCAGGGGCTGACGCAGCAGGGGCTGAACGTGGCGGATGCGGCGGAGATTGCCGGCTATGCTTCCGAGGCGGCGTTTTCGCGTGTGTTCCGCAAGCAGG
- a CDS encoding MgtC/SapB family protein has translation MDLSIAYVSYFDLVLRLICAAAAGALLGLDRELRHRKVGMRTYMIVSLGAAGFTLITMEMSMDALALEMGADPTRIMQGLVGAIGFLGAGAIIQGDERVGGMATAASLWVAGGVGMASGLGYFAHALLLALSAAGILAMSRLMSNRGRKDRPDFHD, from the coding sequence ATGGACCTGAGCATTGCCTATGTAAGCTATTTTGATCTCGTTTTGCGGCTGATTTGCGCCGCTGCTGCCGGGGCGCTTCTGGGGCTGGACCGGGAACTGCGGCACCGCAAGGTGGGCATGCGGACCTATATGATCGTTTCGCTTGGGGCCGCAGGTTTCACGCTGATCACCATGGAAATGTCGATGGATGCTCTGGCCCTTGAAATGGGCGCTGATCCGACCCGGATTATGCAGGGGCTTGTCGGGGCGATCGGCTTTCTTGGCGCCGGGGCGATCATTCAGGGGGATGAGCGGGTTGGTGGCATGGCGACCGCAGCCAGCCTCTGGGTGGCCGGAGGTGTCGGCATGGCATCGGGACTTGGGTATTTTGCTCACGCCTTGCTGCTGGCGCTGAGCGCCGCTGGCATTCTGGCGATGAGCCGGCTGATGAGCAACCGCGGCAGAAAGGACCGGCCGGACTTTCACGACTGA